The genomic stretch GGGTTTAGTTGCCGTCACTGTTCACACGCTTCTTCTCCGTTCTTGATCTGATTAGGGTTTTGTGCGATAGTGTTAACGAATATGGCGGCGGCGCCGTCGAACTACGAGTACCCGACGCTGAAGCGGTCAGAAATCATTCAAATCCTAGCACAATTTGGTATTGCATCCATATCGGAGAATGACATCACCAACCCCAAATCCGTCGTCGTTTTGGATATCTATAGCCGCACACTCAACCACCTTGGTTTTCTCCTCGAGTATCGCTTCTTCTCTCTTCAATCATTCTCGTTACACTTTTTTCAATTCTCTTCTTTTTACCGTTTCTCTCTTTCATTTATCACAGGGAAAATGAAGAACATCTTGACTTCGATGTCCTACAGCATCTTGATGATCCCGATCTTCACCTTGGATCGGTTCGCGTTTTGAAGCTATGCAACAAAATCAAGGAAGTGCTTCACATTCTCCAATGTCCCAAGAAATTTCACTTGGGCGATCTTGCCACACCCGAGCCTTCTCGGACGGAGTACTTCCTCGGTGCTTTTCTCAATTTCTTAGTCGACAGGTTACTCCCATTTCTTCAATTACTTATGCAAAGATAAAGAAAAACCCTAAAACATGACCTAATTGTAAATTTTTTGACGTCAGGGATGTAAGAATGAATTCGATATCAGAAATTGTAGAGGAAGTCGGCACTTTAGAACAGAAGATAGTGGAGATTGAAGAGAATAACATTATGCAGGTTTATAATAGTGAATgttttctattttattttttatgtgTGTGTTGGTATTGGTGTTTCATTGATTGCTGTTCATTTGGTTTGGTTGTTATAGTTGAATTTGGCGATTGATGAATGCAAGCAAGGACGAGAAAGGGAGATGCCTTTAGTTGAGGAGGTGGATAAAAGCGTTAGAGAGTTGCGACAAACTGTTTCAGACATGAATAACAAACAGATGTCCTTAAGGACTAATTTGAAGAAATTGAAGGAGAAGATTGTGGAAATGGATGATAAGGTGAGCTTATTGTCTTAGCATAATCTACTTCTTGATGTTGGGTTTTTGAATAGTATATGGAAGAAACTTCATTAGAGGATTAGAAGTTTATGTACACAATTCATTCATGTGGGATTAGAACATTGAACAGTTGGGCTACTACAGATATAGAAGTTTAAGTGAATTGTTGACAATCCTAACTTCTATTTTCCTTTTGTCACCCCAGATTTCTGGTGCTCAATTTAGTTTGGTACAAAGTGTTCAAGAGAATGCAAATTTACGTTCGAAAATTGCTCAATCACCAG from Lathyrus oleraceus cultivar Zhongwan6 chromosome 7, CAAS_Psat_ZW6_1.0, whole genome shotgun sequence encodes the following:
- the LOC127104853 gene encoding LOW QUALITY PROTEIN: kinetochore protein NUF2 homolog (The sequence of the model RefSeq protein was modified relative to this genomic sequence to represent the inferred CDS: inserted 2 bases in 1 codon), with amino-acid sequence MAAAPSNYEYPTLKRSEIIQILAQFGIASISENDITNPKSVVVLDIYSRTLNHLGFLLEENEEHLDFDVLQHLDDPDLHLGSVRVLKLCNKIKEVLHILQCPKKFHLGDLATPEPSRTEYFLGAFLNFLVDRDVRMNSISEIVEEVGTLEQKIVEIEENNIMQLNLAIDECKQGREREMPLVEEVDKSVRELRQTVSDMNNKQMSLRTNLKKLKEKIVEMDDKISGAQFSLVQSVQENANLRSKIAQSPDKVQRALEEKKIAREEARNAERLAMHTFHEKNTLINVFSKVNKKMSKHCKQILAIEEQVNSAKSVEKNLKALKAKFGDEEVLEKSLEAQLVERQSKVEHTEGLKKELEKNYNTVMEEGAKYLSSKKSEVESKRSEIETREKNVENVLSKVDAINSEITSVIESAAAKVDELDSCRSEVVEAFRKYCDKFARVAESGPKXWSIKGAGFDNLVSI